TCCATCAGGGCCCGGAGGCGACCAAGGCCTCACCAACAGGCCGGATATATGGGAGCAACTGCGCTCACCGACTGCTGCAATCGAAGAGAAAAATGCTTGCAAATCGGGAGGAGTCCATATATGGATGTAGCGAAGCGGAATCCGGGTGGTTCGTTGCATAGTCGTCCTCCGGTTCCTCTCATGTTTCATCCGGGATTCCGCCGTTACTACGGGTAGGGCAACGTACGTCAGGCTGGGTCAAACGGATTCAGGATCGAGGATCCCAATCGTGAGAAGTGGCTGGTGTTGCGAGTGACCAGGGTAAGGTCGCGCGTGAGTGCGATGGCGGCGATCTGCTTATCGATGGCGTTTTCGGGGTGGGGTACGCACAGGCGTCCCCAGATCTGTGCCTCTTCACGACCGAACTCCAGCATCTGCTCGCCGAAGTCGGCGAGCAGTTTCTCCAGCCAGGTTTCCAGCCGCTTCATCTGGGAGAGGTCGTCACGGTGGCGCAGCAACTCGATACCGCGCCTGATTTCACCCACAGTGATGACGCTGATGAAGAGCGGCGTGCCGCCCGCCGC
This sequence is a window from Pseudomonadota bacterium. Protein-coding genes within it:
- a CDS encoding type II toxin-antitoxin system VapC family toxin, translating into MYLVDTNVISEARKGRKANPGVNRFFKDAAAGGTPLFISVITVGEIRRGIELLRHRDDLSQMKRLETWLEKLLADFGEQMLEFGREEAQIWGRLCVPHPENAIDKQIAAIALTRDLTLVTRNTSHFSRLGSSILNPFDPA